In Erigeron canadensis isolate Cc75 chromosome 7, C_canadensis_v1, whole genome shotgun sequence, one DNA window encodes the following:
- the LOC122606901 gene encoding 60S ribosomal protein L5-like, translating into MAFVKAQKSRSYFKRFQVKFKRRREGKTDYRARIRLINQDKNKYNTPKFRYVVRFTNKDIIAQIVSASIAGDMILASAYAHELPQYGLKVGLTNYAAAYCTGLLLARRVLKKLEMDDEYQGNVEATGEDFSVEPAESRRPFRALLDVGLIRTTTGNRVFGALKGALDGGIDIPHSDKRFAGFNKDGKQLDADVHRKYIYGGHVASYMRTLMEDEPEKYQTHFSEYIKAGVEPDNIEEIYKKVHAAIRADPSPKKTKKQPPKEHKRYNLKKLTYDERKQKLIERLNALNAAAGGNDEDEDEDE; encoded by the exons ATG GCCTTTGTTAAAGCACAAAAGTCGAGATCATACTTCAAGAGGTTTCAAGTCAAGTTTAAGAGAAGGAGAG AGGGTAAGACTGATTATCGTGCAAGGATCCGTCTGATCAATCAAGACAAGAATAAGTACAACACTCCTAAGTTCCGCTATGTTGTGCGATTTACGAATAAGGATATTATTGCACAAATTGTGTCAGCTAGCATTGCTGGTGACATGATTCTTGCATCTGCTTATGCTCATGAGCTGCCTCAATATGGACTTAAAGTTGGACTTACAAACTATGCTGCAG CTTATTGTACTGGACTTTTGTTGGCTCGTCGAGTTTTGAAAAAGCTTGAGATGGATGATGAGTATCAGGGAAATGTTGAG GCTACTGGTGAAGATTTCTCGGTTGAACCAGCAGAAAGCAGGAGGCCTTTCCGTGCTCTCCTAGATGTTGGTCTTATCCGCACAACCACTGGCAATCGTGTTTTTGGTGCCCTCAAg GGAGCACTTGATGGTGGAATCGACATCCCTCACAGTGATAAGAGGTTTGCTGGATTCAACAAGGATGGAAAGCAACTTGATGCTGATGTTCACCGCAAATACATATACGGGGGACATGTTGCTTCCTACATGAGG ACTTTAATGGAAGATGAACCCGAGAAGTATCAGACACACTTTTCTGAATACATAAAGGCTGGGGTTGAACCAGACAACATTGAAGAGATTTACAAAAAGGTTCATGCAGCTATTCGTGCTGATCCTAGCCCAAAGAAAACTAAGAAGCAGCCTCCCAAGGAGCACAAGAG ATATAACCTGAAGAAGCTAACTTATGATGAGAGGAAGCAAAAGCTTATTGAGAGGCTGAATGCTTTGAATGCTGCTGCTGGAGGCAATGATGAGGATGAAGACGAAGACGAGTGA